CTCCAGGACCTGATCCAGAGCTGTTCTTTAGACCAGTTGATGCTCCTTAGACTCACTCTGAGCAGACGGCTCCCTCTACAGGCCGCAGACTTCACCTGCATGCTGCCCCGCGCTCTCAGTCTCTACATCTTCTCCTTTTTGGACCCCCGCAGTCTCTGCCGCTGTGCACAGGTACAAATCAAAGTAATTTTATCACACAACACCTTTGCTCTGCTTGAATAATATGAACTGTTATGTTATTCAcccttttattttgtgtattaattGTGAGTCACAGTATGAGCACATTATAAGcaaattatttcattattcGTCTGATTACTTTAAAAGATTAACAAGTTTAGTCAGTCAGTGTTTGAGTAACTTGATgcttattattactattaaagattcatgggtttcagcttcctgtttatatcTTATATCTTAAGGACTTTTGCCCATTTGaatcaatattttgttttgaatagttAATTGCTACGGCAACGGTGCTGGACTTTCATctctctgaaacccatggaaagGCAAATCTTTGTCTTGTTGTCATTATTGGCTTAATGATGAACTTTATAAATATTGCTTTGTTCAGGTAAGTTGGCGGTGGAAGAACATAGTGGACTTAGACCAGTTGTGGATGGTTAAGTGTCTGAGGAGAGGCTGGTTTCTGGACTTCAGCCCGACTCAGTTTGAAGTGAATGTGTGGAAGCGACACTACATCTCCACTGTGCAGAGGCTTAGGAGTGCAGCCATGCAGGTTTGGAGAATGTAATAAACTGTAATATTTGAAAGTAAAAGTTAGTCATTCTAAACATGCAGCTTATGCCTTAGGCTTGGCAGAGTAACTTCTCCTATTGAGGACTGTTGTGGTTGGTCCTCATCCATAAGTTTCCTCAAAGCATGTGCCATAGTGTCCCAGGAATCCCTTTAAAATGAATCTCAGTgcggttaaaaaaacaaacaaaagaaagttACTCAATATTACTATTCAAAACACTATTCCTCAATTAGAAGTAAAACATAACTGTCCAAATAACTACTTGATgaaaaactacttaataaaaaATGGGTCTGTAAATAGGAAATGCAACTGTCTATTACCCACCTCATAGTTTTGTATATCCTCTCCTTCAGACCTTctggacacagcagcagcagcagagcacaGATCAGCCCACAGCTGACAGTCCTCATGAAGAACTGTGTTTAGAGGATGCTCTCCTCAGTGAACCACATCCTGAGTCCAAAAACAGCTCCACAAGAAAACAGAAACAAGCCAACAGgtcgtctctgtctctgcctccaTGGAGAGACGCAGACCCCAGACCCAGAGATATCGTACGCTTCAACTACTTGGACAACCCGCACTCTGTGACTGAAGCTTGGACAACGTAAGTGACCAAGgaagtataaataaatgaatttttttcctccacaaaacaacaaaatatcctgcatTCTTCTGGCTTAAAATGTGAACTAGATtgttagaaaaaacaaaaattgataTTTTTCCAAATGATTCAGCCTTAGTATACAGGTATTAATGGTATCTTAACCTCTATCTGCAACTGTAACTTTAACCCCCAAGATTGTCCAATATTTCCAGGATCATGatgtttcactttattttacaaCTGTTTCTTTGTAGGAAAACCCAAAGACCAGCGTCAAAGTGTAACAGCTCCACCGTCCACTCCTCCAAACCAGAGCTCAGAAGCAAAACACTGACTGAAGCCCATTACAAGCTGCGCAAGGCCAAATCTCTGGTAAAACAAATCATGAAATAGATTGACACTATACCACTTAAGGGACTCATATAGTGGCCATTAAACTGTCAGAATGAGATTGACTGAAGGTAAAAATAACTAATTACTGAACTTTAAAAAGTATCctgtagaaaataaaattgtacgATGACAGCTTGACAGTTAAAATCCCTAATTCCAAACATTAGCCTAGTAAAATATTTTTCCTGAATATTTGATCACATAGCATAACCAGTAGAATTTTAATCACAGCATCCCTCACTAAAACCTCACCAAAACCATCCCAGTGCGCTGTGATCAAAGCCAGGCCATCTTCTCTCAGAATATTTCATACAGCTGTGTCCTCTGCATGAACTCTGCCTCCCCCTGCTCTGAATCATCATTGTAATCGGCCTCCTGTAATTATCACTTTACACATGTGGAGGGAAAACAGAGAGGGAAATATACAAAGACAACTAGTGGATCTGAGGGATAAATACGTTGCATTTCAGAATTTGATTGGTCTACATCAATGAAGCCTATTAGACATTTATTACAAtagaaaacacaacacaagcccatctgtgaataattaaaagtgtgtttactcgtccttgtttggtcctggttcgagcctagttttgtcctggtgtaggcttggtttggtcctgttctattCCCAGTTTAGTACcgtttttttaatcacaattttgattGATCGGTATAGAGGTATATTAGCAAAATATTCAGGCATTTTAATGTTGGCACATTGGTTTGGTTTCAGCACTCACACCTGTTTGTATCTTAACTCTGTTCAAACTATTTCTAATGTTCTAGTTGTATTGGTTAGATCTAAGTCTGATTTGATTGGCTGTTTCTATTTTTCTGTTGTTCTTGAACTCTTTGTTGCAGAATTCCttcattgtgggacaaataaaagttATTTTATGTTACATATTTAGCACCGAGTAATGATTTTCCTTATGAACTCTAATGGTCAAAAGTATCCCCTTTTTATTGTGCAGATGTTCCTGTCATCCAATTGCAGACCGACTCCgtcccctccacctcctctggaccaatcagagcacaggatTCACAGTGCACAGGAGTCAGTGAAAAAGCTGCTGAGAGAGTCCCAGTTTAATGCAGGGGTCCGTCCTGGTCCCGTCAGGTCCTCTGTGCCCCGACTGAGCCTGCAAGGTCTACGGACCGCCCAGAGATCACATCGCAGTGTCCCCAGTGAGTACCACCCCCACAGACAGGAGGGTTGCAGAATGCACTACAAGAAAACATATGCGCCTAAAGGGTATacaaaatggtcctaatttaATGTCATGATTTTTTGCtgtaaatactaaaaaaaaatagattcaaCAGGTTGTATTTTTTGCAGTGGTCACTACATCTTTTCTCTCTAAAATACCTATGCCTCAGAATTTTAATGGAACCTATTTATCTATttcattttgtgtatttcaggTGCACCATTATTAGATTTCATTCAACCTTGGACTGTGAGTACATTGAACACAGAGCAGTGACGCCTCATCAGGACATTACAGGAACTGCAGCCAAGTTCAGAGCAGATGAGGCATTTGACCGTTATCTTTGTCCAAAtcatctcagtctggtctctcTGACTGTATCCCCCAACAGAAATCTTATCCAGCTCTATTACACCAGCCctgaaaactgtatttttcaaaACACACTCTATAGCCCCAGTAATGTCATTTCAAATAATTTTGTAATATggagaaaataatgaaaataaagtggTTTGAATACAAAATGATGTTTATTTGCAAATCCACACATGTCCCAATACAAAGCCTTTTACAAAACCAGTGCATCAGAGCAGAATACCAGACAAAATCGTTACAGTTAACATTTGTTGTGTAAATCCTTCAGGGCAGAACCTTTATTTTGAAATCCTCCTCTTATGTCATATATACACAACGctttccaaaataaaacacacacgctTGTACTGAATATGTAAATATCACATAAACAAGACTGAATACATTATTGTGAAAATACTGTGAATATACAAATGGCTTGTTGAGAACTGCAAAATGACAGAATCCGTAACAGCTTTTACTCCGCAACCTAGAGAATTTAGGAAAAAATATAATCACGAATTGAAGTGTCATGGTTGGACTAACTGCTGTTTGTCGGGAATGTATATTtaataaaacactgtatttgGGTTGATACTGCTAGAGTCAAAACTTAAAAAGGCAAAGAAAAGGGCAAATTGCTAAGAAGTAACTATGTGTAACTTTGTTAAATagacatattattatttttcctcatTATTTAGAGAATTCCACAGATCAAGCTTACATGGATTTTGTATGGTTTTTGTTTATGCCTGTTTGAGGAACCTTTTTTTCTCATCTGCCCATTAACCTAATACATGCACAATTTGCCAGCATGGTACTTCTGTAAGGACAGTACCTAACTGTTTACCAACATATTATTTGTATGTACCACTTAATGAGCATCAAGTATTGAAGTTTTGAGATATTTATACAAGTCCTTTAGCTAGTTACTCCTGTTCGCCAACCTGATTGAACAGTTTCCCCAGCTGTGCTGTGGTCAAAATCTGATTGTCCCATTGGAATTAAAAGGGTGCATCAAATGCAAGCGGGTTACAAATATTTTGCTAGTGCATTGCTATGGCGTTActttatgtataaatgtataaaaactcCAGATCTTCActgttaaaaagtaatttatttggaatatttttggttgttttttagaGAACATTTGATACAAAAATGGACAGGTTTAGAAAGCTActtaaaacataacacaaccaACCAATCAGAGCAATGTACgattaaataaaactgtatagAGAAATATAAACTCATCATTCACCTCTTCATTCAAAGCTCTGTGTTCACAGTGGATGGGGGTTGATTGCTGAACAATAAAAAGTCATAACCATAAATCCataatgtgttttaaacatTATAGCCCTTTACTGCAACCAATATATATTTTAGCACATATTTTTATGCATCAAATGAGAATACTGTATAAAATCACACTGAGGAGATCTAAGGCAGAAGTATTTCATTAATGATTCAAGTTAGATATATTATTGGGTACACCTGGTCCAATAATTGTAAATGCAAATACCAGCAAagcaaaaaacatgcatgccCACAAGTTTTGTATGGAAGGTTtagcaagttacagatcagatctgtggagatgcgagcctgctcacagtaaaaaaaaatcatgtttttcatgttgtaaaaacagcttttgaataaatgcagaaataaacaaattcaatgtcattccatggagacaagcgagtgCTAAAatctccacaagaaaagttacatattgcatttTAATTAGGCCTAAATTCAGGGCTAAACAGTCCTTAAACAtaatcagactaaatcagatctatttGCCAAAAAGGGCTACTCAATTGTAAGTGCCACATTAATTTGATATCAGTAAATAGATTATAAGAGGTGTACCTAATAATATGCCCAGTGACTACAGGGGGTTTTATACACTGGTAGCATAAGGCTGACTGGTGTCCATCATTTGTGCTTCAACAGTTCAACCGTAAGAGGCCcttcaggtttgttttttcaaaaagTCCAAAGAGAGTGAAGAAGTTGGAGGGAATGACTGATCCACACATATTAACATCTTTAAATAATGTAAACATATACATCATACTGAGGTCTCACGAATCCTCTTCAAATCCATTTACAGACAGTAAAAAAGCAGAAAAGGCCAACACTACTGGAGCATGGCCCGGATGTTTTTGGGAGTGGACTCGTCGTTCAGGTGCTTTGTGGTGAACCTGAGCAGAAACAAAAAGGTGAATGTTATTTCAAGACTCATTTGAGATGATATAAATAAGAAAATCTAATTATAATCGACATATGAACATTTTAGTTTGCGTTGCAGCCATACTGGTTGGGTCACAGCATATGAAGTAGAAAAGGAAATTATTAGATCAACATAAGAGAAACTGGACTGACTGGCTACTTTTGTCTCCTAATTACAAATGATTAGAGTTGATGCATATTCACTTCTAACCTTTTTTGCTGACTGTCCAATGAGGCAAGCCCTACTACTTACTAACCAATCAGCGGTAATATAAGAAACCTACTGTTTAAAAATTTTGACGGAGGACAAAAGAATATGCTTGATTTGGATAGTACAATTAATATCACCTACTGGGAAGTGATACAATTTGTTGATTTGCGTgcaaaaagcaaaataatattaaagaaaTAACAGTGAAATTGCTCTCAATAGATGATGGTTTTGATTTTAGATCTGACTATCCCAAGATGATGACAAACCAAACATACTTGAGGGCATTGAGAAGGCCTTCTACGTTGTCTATGGGCTGCTCCTTCAGGACTTTTATACAGCCTTTCATCTGCACATAGAGGAAACTATTATAAATATACCAAACACTACAGGGTCTGTTTTAAACATTGTGTGCTTACGTCAATCTTTGAGAGCTTGTTGAATGCTCCGTTGGGATGGACGTGATCATAGAGAATTATGACCCCCACCATGACCCTCATACAGAACAGGAGTGTGTCCTCACTGCTGAACCGGGACGAGTATTCACTGCAATCAGACAATGAAACATGTAAACAATCCCAAACCAGTGTGTTGCTACATGGGGATAATAATGTGCTTCAGGATTATATGTTCATTTCATAACATGTTTTGGAAATTTAAGGCAGAAAGTAACAgaattgtaaataaaagtgtgaaaagtGTGCACTCACGGTGTCTCCAACATGACCTTACAGACACTGGCCATTGTGCTGAGGCAGTCTGTTGTGTTCTCCAGAGGAAGCGTTTTgttctgcaaaacaaaaatattcactcAAAATATTTTATCAAAATTTTGAAACCAACTTGAAATGTAGAGAAATTTCACAATTACAGgatatcacacaaataaaatcaactaGTTCAGATGTCTAATACAGgtctttttatatattaaaaagtttaaaactaaaatttgtTTCCATAAAAGCAGACAATAGTAGAGCAAATTTGAATATGAAACACACAACTTTTCAACAGTGAGTTATGAGCCAATGATTTTCTTTGTTCAGACTTTCTTTGTTCAAAGTGTAATGTTCTATACTGTTCCCTGCTCTATACTCACCTCTGTGACAAAGTTGGTGGTGGCGTTGCTGAGTGTTTTGAGCATAGGCGTGGCCTCAGCGTAGAACAGAGACATCCGATTGGCCATCTCATTGTTCACTTCACTTTCAATGTCCAGCTGTAAACAGGAAGACGTGTCATGGACCGTATGAACACAAAgcactggtcacatttttataactgAATATATAAAATTCCAAACGAAAAATCACAATAGgtatttaaaataacataaaaaaatcaaaatatgatgTCATGTAAAAAATTCTTTGCCATTATCATTGGCTCTTACGTTCATGTTGTTTATCCTGTTTCGACTGATGGTTCTTCTGTAGTAACTGAAGTCGTTCTGAATGGCAGGAATTCTCATCTGGAAAACAGTTGAATTTTTAAACTATGTTACAGAGAAGATTttgcaattcattttttttttataagaaatTCTAAAAGGAATTTCTCTTCAAATATGACAATAAATGTTTCAGCACAGTTTAAGTTGTGCTGTGCTAGGCCAGTAGGAGGCAGCAAAATACAGGATTAAAGTATGTGCTTACAGGAGTCAAGCTGCTACGAGTGAACATTAACATTTACTAACATGTACTGTCtagaaaagaaataataataataataaggagcCAATTAATACATGTTGAGATTTGATCCTGAGCCACAATAATGACACTTAGTAGCATTTTTCTTAATACTTTTAATCAACCAGGCACAGTGTTTGAAAATGAATTTCCAAAACAATCTTATTTTAAGAGGTGGCGCAGACCTGTGAAAAGTTTACCTTGAGTTCATCAAATCTGAGCGTGAAGTGAAGGATTTCTGCGAACTGTTTGGCCAGAGCCTGCTCCTTCTCCAGATGCTGTGTGGGTGTGTAGGGCGGACAGGTGAGGCAGGTCAGTAGGCTGTACAGCGCCTTCTCTGAGCACAACACAGCAAGAAACATGAAATAAGTTAAAGGATGGTCCACGGTTTGGTTTATATTTAATGTAGATAGGTTCAGTATCTGTTATCATTGGTGTGGTCTTACCTAGTCGTACAGAAAAACAGTAGAATGTCTTGAGTTTGATGACAAGTGGACACACAGAGTTCCAGGCTCGCTCCTGGTGCATGAGGTCACTGGGGTTTTGAATGGCCTGGAAACAACATACAAATTAAGACTCTTAGTGAATGACATGGACACCTACATCATAAGGTAATTGTGATGTACCGGTGTATGACAATGAAACCAACATTGTGATCTGATCCCTGTGTCAATATgctattttggtgaaattgtcaTATTGTGAATCTTGTGAGATAAATGCAGATAATGCAAATAAATGCTCAAACAGAGACTTTTTCCCCACCTACTTTTACAGTGACAGGTGAATTTGACCAATAACAAAAGCATATAGCTTTAATAACCTCTTAAAAGGCAATGTAAAGATTTTAAGTATACATCAATTTAGTTAGTTACAAAATGTGTTTGGCATATTTTCTATCCCCATTTGTAATCTTACACTCATCGTTTGTAAGCCTATTTTTactttagttgttgttttttttttaattttcattagAAGTAACCCTTATCAAGAAGTATTATTACACTGTTCCCCATAATATTGGATAAATGTAACCATAAAtttgaagtaaaataaattaaaacataagaAATACAATTCAATAGTGGCACTGCACCCTCTCAAAACTTTAAGATCCAACAAGGCATTAATTTCCTGTGTGATGTATGGGGGATGGCATGAAAATTGGCATATTGTGATATAATTGTGCGTGCACTGAAACAGATTTTCTTCTCAGTTGTAAGAGTAGGCAGACAGAGATTGTGACTAATTGCTACAGCTAAAGCCTAAAGCGACTTCTCTAATGAAAGAGATAAGGCACAAAGAATGGAAGCAGAAGTTATAGCTTCAAGTTAAATAGCCCGAAACaagtacaaatattataaaagcCACTGTAAAGCAGCCAAAGGAAAAACGTTAATTATAAAGAACAAAATCTGCGATAACAGTATATCAAACATTTCAGGCCATATTGCCATGTCTCAATTATGTTTTGTATCATAGCTTGGCGTCAGTTTTCCTTACATCTCTGATCTCCTGTCCGGCCCCTTTGTACGACTGCAGCCCTGACAGGATGCTCTCAGACTCCTGCAGCACTGAGTCTACCTGGTCCCACACCTCAAGCTCTGCTTCTGTCGGctgggcatctgacacaaaagagaaaaacattaGCACTCATGACTAGAACAAAACTTTACCCAGtttacaattaaattaaaactacattttaatatgatttggggaaaattaACACTTGTTTTCTAAGCCGGCAATATGCATGAAATAGGATGCATCTCAATTCTCTTAACTTGCCTCCGTAAAACTcacatattacaccattttctgacaTATGTTATAATCCTAATCCCCACAAAGATGAGCGATTGCATTATTATAGTGTTTGCCTTGTATTATCAAAGTAAGACAGAAAATGCATAACTGTGTTAAAGTGTatgataa
This sequence is a window from Periophthalmus magnuspinnatus isolate fPerMag1 chromosome 24, fPerMag1.2.pri, whole genome shotgun sequence. Protein-coding genes within it:
- the fbxo16 gene encoding F-box only protein 16, producing the protein MPHAPKTSVNSAKLQTKRSAWTPLNHAPSNSQLFEERRVLLSKWFSNWTDSQKKTILQDLIQSCSLDQLMLLRLTLSRRLPLQAADFTCMLPRALSLYIFSFLDPRSLCRCAQVSWRWKNIVDLDQLWMVKCLRRGWFLDFSPTQFEVNVWKRHYISTVQRLRSAAMQTFWTQQQQQSTDQPTADSPHEELCLEDALLSEPHPESKNSSTRKQKQANRSSLSLPPWRDADPRPRDIVRFNYLDNPHSVTEAWTTKTQRPASKCNSSTVHSSKPELRSKTLTEAHYKLRKAKSLMFLSSNCRPTPSPPPPLDQSEHRIHSAQESVKKLLRESQFNAGVRPGPVRSSVPRLSLQGLRTAQRSHRSVPSAPLLDFIQPWTVSTLNTEQ
- the fam49a gene encoding CYFIP-related Rac1 interactor A isoform X2; its protein translation is MGNLLKVLTREIENYPHFFLDFENAQPTEAELEVWDQVDSVLQESESILSGLQSYKGAGQEIRDAIQNPSDLMHQERAWNSVCPLVIKLKTFYCFSVRLEKALYSLLTCLTCPPYTPTQHLEKEQALAKQFAEILHFTLRFDELKMRIPAIQNDFSYYRRTISRNRINNMNLDIESEVNNEMANRMSLFYAEATPMLKTLSNATTNFVTENKTLPLENTTDCLSTMASVCKVMLETPEYSSRFSSEDTLLFCMRVMVGVIILYDHVHPNGAFNKLSKIDMKGCIKVLKEQPIDNVEGLLNALKFTTKHLNDESTPKNIRAMLQ
- the fam49a gene encoding CYFIP-related Rac1 interactor A isoform X1; the protein is MGNLLKVLTCTELDQGPNFFLDFENAQPTEAELEVWDQVDSVLQESESILSGLQSYKGAGQEIRDAIQNPSDLMHQERAWNSVCPLVIKLKTFYCFSVRLEKALYSLLTCLTCPPYTPTQHLEKEQALAKQFAEILHFTLRFDELKMRIPAIQNDFSYYRRTISRNRINNMNLDIESEVNNEMANRMSLFYAEATPMLKTLSNATTNFVTENKTLPLENTTDCLSTMASVCKVMLETPEYSSRFSSEDTLLFCMRVMVGVIILYDHVHPNGAFNKLSKIDMKGCIKVLKEQPIDNVEGLLNALKFTTKHLNDESTPKNIRAMLQ